TTAGAGATGATGGATCTCAGCGAACACCGCAAAAAGCCGTTTCAAGCACTGTCGGGCGGGCTCAAACGTCGTGCGATTCTTGCGCGTGCGCTCATGCATGATCCAGAAATTTTGATCCTGGACGAACCAACTGCAGGAATCGACGTAGAACAACGCCGCGCCCTTTGGAAGTACCTACAAGAACTCCACACGGCTGGAAAAACTATCATCCTCACGTCACACTATTTGGAAGAAGTTGAGCACCTCTGTTCTCGCGTCGCAATCATGCACAACGGAGCTATTCTCACCGAACTAGAAAAGAAGGACTTTAAACAAAACGGATCATTAGAGGAAACCTATCTTACTCTTACGGGATCAGCACTTTAATATGAACATCATCCGACTCACAGCGGTTGTCCGACGAGAGACGCAACGTTTTTTCCGCATTCCGATTCAAACACTCATTGCTCCTTGGATCTCGGCCACACTCTACATCCTCGTTTTTGGCGTGATTATTGGAAGCCACATCAACCTATTTGAAAATATTCGCTATATTGATTTTGTCCTCCCCGGTATTTTAATGATGAACGTGGTGATGTCCGCGCTTGGTCAAAGCTCCACATCGCTATTCTTCCAACGTTGGACACGCGTAATCCACGAGACACTCACCTCGCCACTCTCCTACATTGAGATGATTAGCGGCTACATTATTGGTGCCGTCCTTCGTTCCGTTATTGTTGCAACAGGAATCTATGTGATCGCACTGTTCTTTACCAGTGCCACGTTAGCGCACATTAGTCTGTTCTTCTTCTTTGCCATTATTACATCAGTAATATTTTCTCTCGTGGGTTTAATTGTGGGCCTTTGGGCAGAAAAGATGGAACACCTCAGTATCCTACAGACATTCGTCATTACACCACTTCTCTACGTTGGAGGTGTCTTTAGCAGTATTGGTATGCTGCCAGCTGGGATGCAGACCGTGGCGCGATTCAACCCGTTTTTCTATCTTGTGGACGGCCTACGCTACTCCATGATCGGGTTTACAGAGAGTAATATCCTCGGGGGGATCATTGGATTAATCATCGGAACGATTATCTTATTCCTGATTGTTTTAACACTCTTTAAGCGAGGTTGGAAGCTACGAGCGTAGTGTATTGACAAATTCGCTTCTGATTGGTACCCTGCGGGCACTCGACAAAAAACCTGAGTATTCCCAATGGACACGACCAGAGGGTTTACACATTATTATCACCTATGCCAAATACTTCATCCGCACAAAAAGCTCTTCGTCAGACTATTAAGCGCACACAACGAAACAAGATGGTAAAGCACGGTATGACCGTTGCAACCAAGATGGTTCGCAAGTCCGCAGCCGCCGGTACCGCCGACGACGCTCGCAAGGAGCTCATCGCTGCACAGAAACTTATTGCAAAAGCTGCACAGAAGAACGTGATCAAAAAGAACACAGCAAGCCGAAAGATTTCTCGCCTCAGCAAGCTCATTGCAAAGATCAAATAACGGATTCTAAAAAACAGCCTTCGGGCTGTTTTTGTTTAGGTGACTACGAGATCGATCACGAGTTGTTTGAGTACGTCTACGTCTCCCATGGATTCACGCTTAAGTCTCAACTCCGCCTTCATAACAGCGTCTACCATCATTTTTAAATCATCGGCCTCTACCTGCATGGCGCGCGACAACGTCTTTTTAACAATGAACGGGTGCAGTCCCAACACGCGCGCAGCATCCCGCTCGCTTCCGCGGCCGTGCACCATGGCAAACGCTCGTAGTTCCACAAGTAATTGCACCTCGCGTTCCAACATCATGAGTAATTGACCCGCCGCCGTTCCGCGCGACAACTCGTTAGATAGTAATTGAACGGCTTGTTGTTGTTTACCTTCTCGCACAGCATCCAAAAATGCAAACAACTTATCGTTAAACGTTGGCTCCACATATTGCTCTACAAGTGCTTTTGTTACCGCACTCGTTCCTGCCGCTGCCGAAACCTTATTGAACGCATTCACGAGTCGCCACGTATCACCATCTGCTCGAACAATCAGCTCCTGCACCGCATTCGATGGCCAGGCTTGAGATCTTGCCACTATGAGCGATCCAACAAAACCTTGTGCCTCCGATGAAGTCATTTCTCCAAACGGAAACATATGCAGATCACCTGTCTCTTTGAGTGCAAGGTAAAGTTTGTTCTTTGTTGCACGCTCTTTTGTAACACCCGTATCCAATAAAATAACAATCGTCTCCTCTCCGCGGCCCGCAAGTCGTTTAGCCCACAGCTCTGCGTCTGCCTTCTTTGTGATAGACAGTGCTAGTCCAACAATAATCACCATTCTACGTTCTGCCAAAAACGGCGGAGCACCTACCGCGCTCATAATCTCACCCACCTCGTGCTCGCCGATACTAAAACGATCCATGTTCATTGCGCTTGGATCGTATTTCTCCTTAAATCGCGCCACCATCTCCTCCACCTTTTGCTTGGCGCGATAACTGTCTTCTCCGTAAATAGTGAGTACCATAGTGAAGGGATTTTACCACAGATCCAAACGACGTATGACTTTCATGCTGTCCGGTTCTTTGTTGCCCACAAAACAAGACATTAATAAAAGCCAAAGCCCCAAACCAGATGGTAAGGGGCCTTAGACGTTCCGCCGTTTGGCGGGGTTGAAGGTTTTACTCGAAGTGGCAGAGGATGAGCTCATCAATGAGCTCGGCCTCCACGATGGGGCCAAGGCCCCCGAGTACGGGGTGGTCACCGATCTTGATCGCCAGATCGCGGCACGCCACCAGGAACCGATACAGGCGATAGTCGCGACGCATCGCCTCGATCAGCAGTGCGGGGTTCATAACCCCGCACTCCATGGCCTGGAGTCCATGAAGGATGTTGGACAGAACATGCTCATAGCATCCGCCGCCCAACACCTGGACGGGCGCATGGATTATGTAGGCCCAATTGAATCCGCACCCGCAAAACTGTCCCGTGCCCCCGTGATGGCACTCGGGCAGCTCGTGCTCCACCATCCGCGCCATCGCCCCGTCGAACCCGCCCTCCGTGGCCTCGCAGGGCCGGATGATCTTCTTCTTGGCAAGCTCCAGGGTCTCATTCACCTTCTGCTCGAACTTGATCTTGCGGCTCTCGCTCATAACGTAGCTCATGACGCTCTCCTCGTTGCCACAGAACGTGGCGGGTTTATTTGCGTTCTTGTTTCAATCAGGCTCTTGCGTTTCTGCCTTCCTGATCTTGGTTCTGTTATATCACGAAAATCGACTATTGTCAATACCTAATATATCCGTATTCTATACTATATACGCATTGATTTGACAGATAAGCACAATATGGTATAAATAATATTGACATATGGACATCCAAAACGAACTTAAGCAACTTGATTTAACCAAAACAGAAATTTTGCTCTATCTGTACCTGTTGGAATCAGGGCTATCCACTCCACCACAAATTGCAAAAGGGACAGGGATCGCACGCACAAATACCTACAACGTTCTACAAAGTTTAATTGGAATGGGTTTGATAGAGGAACATTTGGAGGGACACAAACGCGCCTACATTGCGCGCGACCCGCAAGCGCTCCTGGACACGCTCAATAGAAAGAAGGAAGCGCTCACAAGGGTCCTTCCTGACTTACGTGCACTTCATGTTACGCAAAAAAATAAGCCAAAGATTCGATTTAACGATGGATGGGAAAGTGTAAAAGAAATTTATCGTCAGTCAACCGTGGGAAAAGAGCTGTTTGCTATTGGCTCTACAAAACGGCTGGTTGAATTAGATAAACCATTTTTTTCGGAGTTTGAAAAATCCCTTCTGTTAAAGGGGACCATCCTGCACGATATTGTAACCGCCAGCTCTCGTGAAGTTGCCGAGGGTTCAACATCGGTAGAATTGAAGGGTTTGTATGATCTTACCGTCTTGCCACCCGAATATGGAGAGATGGCAACCGACATCTTGATTTGGGGAGACAACGTTGCACTCATTTCATTGCAGGAACCAATATTTGGAACCATTATTACAAGTCCAGCGATCGCCGAATCGTTCAGACTGGTAGCGAGAGTTATGTCACGTTCGTTGCAATCGTAGGTAATGATACCTAGCACATAGCAAAACAAGCTCTTACGAGCCTGTTTGATTCCATGGTTGCATATCCTTCCAATCTTGCCCCACCTCCACATCCACCGTTAACGGAACAGGGAGTTGCACAACACCTTCCATAACCGCCTTCATTTTCTTAGCAACTGTATCCACCAACGAATCCTTAACTTCAAACACCAATTCATCGTGTACCTGCAAAATCATCCGCGCATCTCCTCCGTAGCCTTCCTCCATAAGCCACGCCTGCGCCTCTACCATCGCCATCTTGATCATATCCGCCGCCGCCCCTTGCAACGGCATATTCACCGCCATACGTTCCGCTGACGCACGAAGCATCTGCATGCCAGAATCCAGATCTGGCAGCTCACGTCGTCGCCCAAACAGCGTCTCCGCATACCCCGCCTCCTTTGCCGTCTCCAACGACGCATCCAAATACGCACGAACCGCAGGGAATACCTCAAAATACCGCTCAATAAATTCTTTTGCCTCTTGAAACGACACATCAATATTACGAGATAGTGCGCGTGGTCCCATGCCATAAATAATCCCAAAGTTCACCGCCTTGGCCGCCCTTCGTTGCTCCTTGGTCACTTCCTCCTCCGGCACGTTAAAGACTTCTGCCGCGGTAGACTTATGAATATCACCTCCCGACGTAAACACCTTTATCATTTTCTCATCCTTAGAAAACGCCGCGACTAGCCGTAGTTCAATCTGCGAATAATCAAGTGCCAGCAACGTATGCCCCTTTGGTGTCACAAACGCTTTACGAATCTCGCGCCCAAGCTCCGTGCGAATTGGAATGTTTTGCAGGTTAGGGTCAGAACTCGAAAGCCTGCCCGTTGCCGCGACCGTTTGATTAAATGACGTATGTAATCGTCCATCGGCTCCCACCAACTCGGGCAATGCATCCACGTACGTCGACTTCAGTTTACTCATTTCTCGGTATTGAGAGATGAGCGGAACAATGGCATGCGTCTCCCAGAGCTTCTCCAACTCACTCGCCGCTGTTGAGTAGCCTGTCTTGGTCTTTTTAATTCCCTTCACCGGCAACTGCAAGTCGGTAAATAACACCTCCGCCAATTGCGACGGGGAATTAATGTTACATTCACGCCCTGCAAGCTTCCAAATCTGTTTTGTGAGCGTCTCCAGTTCCTTTTCAAGCACCTTAGACATCTTCTTAAGTACATCCACATCCAACATGACGCCGTCTCGCTCCATTTCAAACAACACCTGAATCAACGGATGCTCAATCGTCTCATACAAGGACTGCATCCCACTATCCTGTAAACGTTTTGTGAGATGTTCTGCTAGCGGCACGTACTGCGCAACAGCGTTTCCAAAGGTAATAAAGCCTGAGTCCTTGGTAAAATCGGTAGGAATATCGATCGCTTTTGATCCAAGTTGCGAGGCAAAGATAGAATCAAGTGACAATTTTCGATCTCCAACTGATACCAGGTAGCTTGCCACCATCACATCAAATCCCTCTGGCGAAAGTGTCGCATCTACAGTTTCAAAGAGCTTTAACAATCGCTTTAGGTCGTACGTAATAAATGCACGTGACACAAGAAACGGCAGCAGTGATTGAATCGTTCTTTTTGATGGAGAAGGAAATACATACGTCTGCAAACCATTGGAAAGCGCGAGTGCCGTGAGGGAAGACCCAAACAAATCGGGTGTGTGCGAGACAACTTCCAGTGCGTACTGCGTCTCTGTACCAGAAAATACATCCAAAAGGTCTGAGACGTTATCGCCCGTTGCATCAACAATCACGAAACCACGTACAATCTTCTTTGTAGGTGCCTTGGCTTCCTGTTTCTCTACCGATCCACGCGATTCCAAACGTTGCAGGAGATTGGCAAACTCAAATCGTTTGTACAGTTGTTTAACCTTTTGCCAGTCCGCTTCCTCAACCTGCGCCTTGTTAAAGGAGAATTTCATAGGTACATCTCGCATGATCGTGGCCAACTCCAAGCTCATGCGCGCGTTCTTCTCATCCTCTCGCAACTTTTTCTGAACACCCGGTGAGATAGACCCTTCCATACTCCCATCGTTGAGCGCCGCGTAAATGCCATCCAAATCCCCGTAGAGTTGAATGAGTGTCGTGGCCGTCTTTGCACCAATCCCTTTGACCCCAGGAATATTGTCGGACGAATCACCTGCCAGTGCCTTGTAATCAATCACGTGATCCGGCCCAAATCCAAAACGTTCCCTCACCGCCTCCACGTCGTAGACCTTCATGTTGGAGAATCCTTTTACAAAAATGTGTGCCTCCGTGGAATCGTCTACCAGTTGAAGAGCATCCAAGTCGCCCGTAATAATCACGGTGTCCGTTGCATCGTTGTGTCGCTCGATTTCTGCGATCGTGCCAATCAAATCATCTGCCTCATATCCCTCGATCCCGAAGTAGGGAATACCGTACGCGTCCAAAATCTCGTTAATGTAGGCTACTTGATCGTACAGCTCCTGTTCCTTAACCTCGCGCCCAGCCTTGTAATCATCAAATACCTCGTCTCTAAATGTGCCGCCTTTTACGTCCCAACAAACCACCAGGTGTGTTGGGTGTTGTTCCAAAATCAATCGATCAATCACCGTTGCAAAGCCGTAGACCGCATTCACGACCAGACCTTCGTGTGTGGTGAGTGGGGGGATGGCGTGCCAAGCGCGGTGAAGAATAGAATTGCCGTCAATAATGTAGAGTCGTTTTGTGATTGCTTGCATGTAAGCCTATTTTCGCATGAATTGGCCTATTTGATAAGCCGAACAAACAACAACGCCCGCGAGGAGTGGCCTGCGGGCGTGGACGTTGGTGACCGGTGCGGCCGGTGCTGCGGGGGAGGGCCCGTAGCACCGGCCGATCGGTTGAGTTGCGTCCGAATGGACGCGGGGGCTAGGCCGTGGGGGCGTCGCCGGTCGCGGTCGGCTCGGTGCCGGTCGCGAGGGTGACCGTCGGCGTGTCGCCGTCGATGCCGGGGTTCGCCATGTCGGTGGGGGTCGGCCAGGGCCGGGTGCCGAAGCCGCCGGTGATGTTCTGGTAGGTCATGGTGCCCTTGTCGAGGCGCAGGGCGTAGCCCATGTCCTCGGTGGGGGTGCCCACCATCTTCCAGCTCTCATCGAAGGTGGCGGTGTAGGCCTTCCCGGCGTCGAAGTCGACGAAGGAGGCCACCTTGGTGCCGTCCGGGGCCACCGCGATGCGGCGGGCCGGCAGGTTGATCCCGAGGTCGGCGAAGCAGACCTCGGTCATCATGGTGTCGTCGACCATCGTGCCCCCGTGGGTGGCCGTGATGGCCGTGATGTCGCTGTCGCTCTCGGCGAAGTCCACGACGTAGTGACCCTCCTTGTCCATGAGGACGGCGAAGGTGGCGGTGTCGTCCTCGCAGAGGACAACCTGGGTGCGACCGGAGGCGTCGATCACGCAGCCGATGTTGCCCTCGACGCCCAGCTCCTGGAAGACCATCTTCAGCCCCTGCAGGGCGTCGGCGTTGTCCTGCAGGAGGGTGGGGAGGTTGAACGTGTCGCCGTCGATCCCCAGGTTGACGGCCATGTAGCGGCGCCCGCCCATGTCCAGGTAGTTGGGGATGGCCACGACGCCCGGGTGAGGCACCATGACCGCGTTGACGGCGTCGCCGTCGATGTCGATGCCGAAGCGGATCCGGTTGCAGTCGATCTCGACGATGCCGACCGCCCGAGCGGGGATGACCCCACCCATCTCGGCGTCCATCATCAACTGCAGGCCGCGGGTCACCATCTCGGGGCTACCCTCGGCCACGTAGACGCGGTCGATCTTCTTGCCGGAATCCAGGTTGTTGGAATGGTTCAAGGGTCTCCTTAGCCGTGTGGGCGCTGGGGCCCAAACACGGCGTGCGAGCGAGGTGGCCAAGACGGTCACCTTTGGCTCATGTAACGCGTTCACAGGATCCCTCCTCCTGTAATTGCGAGACAAACGGGAATCTACACGACACCACGATTCTCGTCAAGCCCTCATCCACCCCGAAATCTACAAAAAGGCTAACGTTGGCTCAAATAACGCTAATTTGCTCCAAACCCACCCCAATCGATTGACAGATAACGGAATCCATGGTATTAAGTAGTTGTCGTCGTCAAAGCCCATTGGCCAATCGGCCGCGAGGCAACCCCACAGGCATCTAAAAAAATGGATGAGCGTGGTGAACACGGGAACAATTTAGTTGAATCGGCACAGAACTTACAGTATCGGCTGGAATCCTATAGAAACCCATGTATTCAAAAACCCCCAAATCGGGGGTTTTTTGTTTGCGCTGTTAGTTGGTAAGGATGAGTGGGATGCTCACGGTATCAATCTGTGCGCCATCCGCTGCGGAGTATTGGAACACCTCGAGAAGAAGGTTTGATCCATAGTCGGCTGGCACGTTGATCGAGAAGCTAAACGGTCCAAACAATCCAATGTCCGTTGCACTCGTCGTTTCATGACCTTCAAAGGCGTTTCCCGTAACCATATCCGTTAATCGCCAAGTAAACGCTTGCTCAAACACACGTGCCTCACCTTCTACAAAAATCACAGAATCCACTTCCTGACTCACCAACGGTTCAAACACGGTAATATTATCACTTGGTGTCGCCATTTCGAGCACCTCATCTGCCGCAATCGAGAGTGAGACATCAGGAACCTCCCCCTGATCCGCATTAATATCTACGTTTACCGTCAAGCAACCAGAGCCAATGAACATCAATGCCCCAAAAACCGTAATAAGCTTTTTCATAGAAATGGATAACGATACTTTAAATGTTCCTCCATCCGCGGCGAGCGTATTGCCGAACGGAGCGTCTCCCTGTATCTTACTCTACATGGTACAAGAAGCAACAACCCTCTTGCAAACAGCAGGTTTGCGTATCACACAGCCTCGCATCGCCCTTCTTGCGGTTTTATCCTGCGCCAAGCACCCATTACGCGCACAAGAGATCGCCAAAAAACTCCCAACAGGCAGCGCAGACACGGCAACCGTGTATCGATCCATGAACGCGCTCGTAGATGCCGGCATCGTGCGTCGCATTGATCTAGACACACAGGCAAAGTTTTTCGAATTAGACCGTGGCGACGATCATCATCA
This region of Candidatus Uhrbacteria bacterium CG10_big_fil_rev_8_21_14_0_10_50_16 genomic DNA includes:
- a CDS encoding ABC transporter produces the protein MNALEIKNFSKSYNGSIAVNNISLTVPKGEFFGLLGHNGAGKTTTIHCITGISKFSEGTIHVMGKDVQKDYQETRALIGLSPQEFNADIFVSIETTMDFVGGFFGMKKPERTKRINELLEMMDLSEHRKKPFQALSGGLKRRAILARALMHDPEILILDEPTAGIDVEQRRALWKYLQELHTAGKTIILTSHYLEEVEHLCSRVAIMHNGAILTELEKKDFKQNGSLEETYLTLTGSAL
- the holA gene encoding DNA polymerase III subunit delta; this encodes MVLTIYGEDSYRAKQKVEEMVARFKEKYDPSAMNMDRFSIGEHEVGEIMSAVGAPPFLAERRMVIIVGLALSITKKADAELWAKRLAGRGEETIVILLDTGVTKERATKNKLYLALKETGDLHMFPFGEMTSSEAQGFVGSLIVARSQAWPSNAVQELIVRADGDTWRLVNAFNKVSAAAGTSAVTKALVEQYVEPTFNDKLFAFLDAVREGKQQQAVQLLSNELSRGTAAGQLLMMLEREVQLLVELRAFAMVHGRGSERDAARVLGLHPFIVKKTLSRAMQVEADDLKMMVDAVMKAELRLKRESMGDVDVLKQLVIDLVVT
- a CDS encoding DNA polymerase I; this translates as MQAITKRLYIIDGNSILHRAWHAIPPLTTHEGLVVNAVYGFATVIDRLILEQHPTHLVVCWDVKGGTFRDEVFDDYKAGREVKEQELYDQVAYINEILDAYGIPYFGIEGYEADDLIGTIAEIERHNDATDTVIITGDLDALQLVDDSTEAHIFVKGFSNMKVYDVEAVRERFGFGPDHVIDYKALAGDSSDNIPGVKGIGAKTATTLIQLYGDLDGIYAALNDGSMEGSISPGVQKKLREDEKNARMSLELATIMRDVPMKFSFNKAQVEEADWQKVKQLYKRFEFANLLQRLESRGSVEKQEAKAPTKKIVRGFVIVDATGDNVSDLLDVFSGTETQYALEVVSHTPDLFGSSLTALALSNGLQTYVFPSPSKRTIQSLLPFLVSRAFITYDLKRLLKLFETVDATLSPEGFDVMVASYLVSVGDRKLSLDSIFASQLGSKAIDIPTDFTKDSGFITFGNAVAQYVPLAEHLTKRLQDSGMQSLYETIEHPLIQVLFEMERDGVMLDVDVLKKMSKVLEKELETLTKQIWKLAGRECNINSPSQLAEVLFTDLQLPVKGIKKTKTGYSTAASELEKLWETHAIVPLISQYREMSKLKSTYVDALPELVGADGRLHTSFNQTVAATGRLSSSDPNLQNIPIRTELGREIRKAFVTPKGHTLLALDYSQIELRLVAAFSKDEKMIKVFTSGGDIHKSTAAEVFNVPEEEVTKEQRRAAKAVNFGIIYGMGPRALSRNIDVSFQEAKEFIERYFEVFPAVRAYLDASLETAKEAGYAETLFGRRRELPDLDSGMQMLRASAERMAVNMPLQGAAADMIKMAMVEAQAWLMEEGYGGDARMILQVHDELVFEVKDSLVDTVAKKMKAVMEGVVQLPVPLTVDVEVGQDWKDMQPWNQTGS
- a CDS encoding 30S ribosomal protein S20; the encoded protein is MPNTSSAQKALRQTIKRTQRNKMVKHGMTVATKMVRKSAAAGTADDARKELIAAQKLIAKAAQKNVIKKNTASRKISRLSKLIAKIK